A region of the Ischnura elegans chromosome 11, ioIscEleg1.1, whole genome shotgun sequence genome:
CATTTAAATCCTAGCCAAATGATAGTGGAAATTCTGTGTGGTCTATTAGCATGGATGGTAAAAGACTTCTTTTGAGATTCTATGTAGGGTCAAGGGTAGATGTAATAGTAAGTAAACAAGTCCTAACCAAGAATGTAACTCAGGGTCAACATTTCCATCACAAATTATCATCacatttttggcaaaattaaGTTTTCCCTACAAGTCCTCACCAGAAATGAGTAATATGGCAATCACTAGATTCAAGATTAATAGAAAAATGTATCTTGAGAAAACTGATTTTGTTTGTTAATCATCGTTATAACATAAGGTAAAAATGAGTGACACTAAATAGCTCTCAAACCTCGGCGATGGTCAATTCAGGGTATTAAAGGCAAATGTGATACTTGGGTACCCTTTCTCAGCAGCACTTGTTGATAACTGTTCATTAATCTATGGAATTACAATGTATTTATTAGATTATTGACAATGAATTTTTTATGGAAGCCACTATACATACCCAAGAAACACAAAGGATTGCTACAGGGCTGAATATCATcttgtcataaataaaaaaattaaaaaggactGCCGACTTTCAAAACTATATATGAATAGTTTCTCTAGCTAAACCCCTAATAAGAAATTGTGATAAACCAGAGTAGGAAAATTTTCAGGTTGAACTGGATTGCTTTACAATAACCAAATATAAGGATTTTAGGGCCTTAAAACTGTTAACTTGAAATAAAAGCgacaaaattaacaaaatttcaatacaacaaaTCAGACATTGATCAATCCGTGGTTTCTATAGAATTCTGGATCACAACAGCACCAACTTTATGTGATATGACTACCTGGATGATGGCTTGGAGAGCAATTGACGTACTGATTCTGGAATGCGACTGAAATACCACGAATGGTCCTCTCCAGGAGCTGTTCCTAGGACCCCACCACTATTACGGTGTTCTACCTCAGCATGGTATTGGTATGGTTCTCCTTTAACCATGTCAGTTAACCTCCCTCCAACTGCATGCAGAATCGCTTCAGGCGCGCAAGTGTCCCACTTCTTACAGCCACCACTTGCAAATACATATGCATTTGCTTTCCcctccaacaacagcaacacctACAACAAAATAAACAGTCTTCCTCAGAGAAAACATCTATCACCTGAATCAGGAATGGCAAAAGTTTTGGGGACAAAGTGCCGAAGTTAATAATATAAAAGGCTTACACGGAGCTCTTAATTATGTAGCTAACAGGCATTTAAACAATTTGGCtgatttagataatttttaaaataaaatggaaaactatTCAAGTCTTTATCCATGTGGCAAAGAATATTAAGGGAGGGaagacaattaaaatttaaagcctCAGCCACTTCTTTCTCACTTAGTATGACAACCAACTCTCTCGATTAAATGAAACATGGCCCCTAATCACGCCATGAAATTTATGCTTACATTTAGACAGTGAAATGAAGTTTTCAAAAGAGTTTGCTGAAATCTTATACGTAAAAAATTCTATACTGCTCACTCTTACCCAAAAATAGCATACACACAGGGGccacaaatttttaaattgctaatGTATTGAGTTTTCTCTCACACAATTGGGATAAAAAGCCATTTCAGTACACATATAGTGGACAGATTCGCTTCACATATGTAGTGGACAAATTCCACTGAAGTGAACTAAAAAGTGCAGTATCCTTTCCTAATAATTCTTGAACTAATAGGTAACAcaacaataattaattttaattcttaaatctcattatttataacatttaaacaTCAATGAGTTAAAATTTATGGCACCCATCAAATAAAGGGGCAGCTGCATTGGGGTAAATAGCACCAGTCCCAATTCACTGGCATGTACGGTCCACTGAATTTGTCCACTACAGACTTAAGTGAAGATAATCAATAGAACTTAATAAAACTTACAAGATAAAACTTCACATAAGTATGTAGTGGACAAATGCCACCGAATTTGTCCACATACTCATGTGAAGATATTAAAGTTTTTCAACACAAGACAccatttttatgcattcttatTCCTCATTGAACTCATCCTAAATGTGCATCCTCTTTCATCATCTCCCTTAGAGCTTACACTTATTCCTAAACTTGAATGACAAGAGAAACAAGCATGATTTTTAATCTACtatcaggattaaaaaaaagctaaaaagtGCAGTATCCTTTCCTAATAATTCTTGAACTAATAGGTAAcacaacaaatattaattttatttcttaaatctcATTATCTATTACATTTAAACATCAATGAGTTCGAATTTATGGCACCCATCAAATAAAGGGGCAGCTGCATTGGGGTATATAGCACCAGTCCCGATTCACTGGCATGTACTGTGCATCAAAGATTTTTGAAGAGAGTTTAGGAGGATGCCGGAACTTATACGAACATTTTCCCACATTGCTGTGAGTGATGTGCCACTAAAAGAGTTAAAACTCACTTTGTGCCCAGCACCACCCACACGGAGAATCTCATCGGGAGTCATAGCATCCAGAGCAGACTGCACTGTGGCATCCAAGTGTGATCTTGTGGTGCAGATCACCCTCTGGTCCTTTGGGGCAGATCCAACAGTAAAACCACCAAAGCCACACCCATCGATGCCCCATATGGTGCGACCCAATGGAGCTCCCTCTTTCAGATAGTTGTAGTATGGCTGGTGGATCACACCACCGACAGCCTTATTACCAACAGCAACCCCAATCAGCACCGTCACATGATCCAGCAGGCCTACCAATTGATGACCAAGTCAGTACATATTGAGTTTCATTGCGAGCATAAATGATGGCAGTTATCATATGGCTGAATTGTTTTGACAAGATTCTATCTGAAACCACGTTGGTTTCTAGAAATATAATTTAGACCACTTGCTGTCGTTTTATTTATGACACCATTAAGACAAAGTTGATACATATCATTGGATGCgagttattttaatttcctcaaaaatgcagaaaaagtcattttttcattccGATGAACAATCAAATAGAATTTATATCCCATTATgccattttaattcaaaatttaaggtGGAACTATGTCAAACCAATGCAGTGATGTGTCGAGTACAAAACAAGTTCACTCACACGTTTTCATTAAGAAGCCAATCAGGAATTCAAAACTTCTCATGCAAAACTAACTGCATAACAACATACATTTTTGTCTAAAATGGCAAAGGTTACATGCATCTAACAACaattatgaaatacatgaaaaacaAGAGTGATgttaataagatttaaaaaaatgcaacaattacatGCCCACAACAACTACATGATAACTACTTAACTAAAGACTTGAGAGACTATACACaaaggcttggattgcttgagcaattgagaaaatatatctttcacaCTGACAAAGACAACATCATGTTAGAACCGCACTATATTTATaggtccaacagaaatgataaataacTCTTGTGgaactcctttctttttttttgtaaggGCTTGTGTCCAAACACCCTACCCCCATACACATACACCCCACCATACACAATTGAGGTGACTTGAAAGGTAGTAGGTAGatgtaaaaatgcattaattattttgagaatttattaaaaaagacAAAACTGGTCATTGGCCCAAACGGTAGACTTGTGCTCTTGCCACAAGCTGACTAGCTATGGGCCTGTGATGTGAGGGGACTCATAGTGGAAAAAGGGTGGAGAACGCAAATTTTGAAGGCCAATATCTTTGCTCAATATACACCTTAGCACAGGAAATTTCATATTTGTGCTTATATTGCCAAACATTACCATCCTACcaattttgattgaaatctgcAGAGTACATCTTGGGAGAGTCCCTTGCGAACCAAGACGCCATAGATCTCAAATGGAGGAGGGACCCAagcaaaaatgtcaattttaacttGCCCCCCAGTATGACAGTACTTCTCCAAATTAGACTCGCCCATACCCAAAACTATTGAGTTTTCTCTGAGTAAACTGGAACAAAAAGCCATTTAAACAGGCCTGCCTCAGTAGTATTTGCCTAATACATACTTATGCGACGATATTAAATGTTTTCAACATAAGAAACCATTTGTATGAATTCCTATTCCTCATTGAGCTAATTCTGAAAGCGGGTTATAACTTGGAAACACTTACAATATGACTACTTAAACTGCAAATTTCCTTTTAGAGTGTTAGAAGCCTAGTTGGTCTAGGATTTTATTTACCCATTTAGAAgtgcaacagcaacatttactcATGCATTAATTCATTACCGATTTATCAAGTGTGAACGCACAGGATTGAGTGATTTCAACATTCATGTCCATGACTTTAAGATTCAAAATAAATCCCTTCTTGCAAATGTTATCATCTAGATGATTGTATTAGtgcaatatataattttatttaagaatttaaaaagaaaactttgCGAGGCATGAAAAAACCAGACATTTGGAGGATTTACCCTCACTACCTAAGTAATGGTGGGGCAGAGACCTTCCCTGCTAATCCAAAGGCCGAGTGATTGAATTCTGCGTAGGTAGGTTCATCCacatccagggcttggttgtgtGTGACTTTCCATGAAGTTAATTATAAGAGAGAATGATAGAGTCCCAACATTGCTCACAATAAAGATGAGATTAGTATCACATTTCTGACTCCTACTACATATGCATGTACTATATTCATGAAAGATGTAAGGACCTTTCACATATATGTAAGACTAATCTGAGAAATGAATGCATACTCATGAATTAGATTTCAGACATTCTGATATGCACTTCCCAAAAAGAACAAAACAGAACTGTTCACATACTCATTTCTTCAGGTCCACCTGGCTTAAATTAAAGTCAGTGTCTACCAATATGCAGACAGTATCTACAGTCAGGTATGTCCCATGTTATACCAGAGTGCATGTACTCACGGAAACCACATGTCACGGTTCCAATAACCActacatttcataaaaattactaaaatactgCTACATATAGGTAACACAGAGGGGAAGGAATCTCTTGGAGTACAACTGTTAACATATCTTCAGGATTTTTTTGCCTCTGCTACATTTCAACTATTCAATGCAGGCGGCAAACTCATTGGTTCAACAAATTGCACTATGATGCAAAAAAAGATAACGAGCAAACATATTACTAAAATTAAAGCTTTGAGAATCTCATGCAGCTTCAGCCCAATCAGACAGTAGTTCAGCccttgatggaatattttttcaatataaatcaCAAACTCATGCTATGCATGCATTAATTATGATTAGTAGTTCACATACTTTTGTAACATCCTATGTAGAATAACTACAAATGTGGCAGGCAAAACATTAATTACACAGCACTACactagtaataaataataactgTAACCGATTCACTTCTAAGAACTATGTACCTACTGGAAAAAAACAGGATACACACTTTAATGCAAATGTTATACTAAACAAGTAAGCACATCTAATTAATGAAATCTGAGGTGATAAAATTCAAAGCATTGACTCTTACTTGTGTTTTTTGACTTCCAGGCTTTCAGAGACCAGCATTGTAGAAAAAAGGAGGActtacataaattttcattaaatttgtcacattacataacagaatagaaaaaatttcatttagaaatAAGGTTCACCATTTCCACTGGTAGACAGGTAAACAATGGGATAATTACGAATACATCGGTGAGACAAGACAGTGTAAATATCATTTGAGGGTTAGGAATCTATTCGGTGAACATTTTTCTCAGATAGGTTCAGTCAGGATAGTTCTCTACAGGCAAAAATTAAGAACAATATGAGCCAAGAGATGGAATAGCCTCTCCAGTCTGGGAAAAGTTACTGAGAGAAATAGCCAATCAGGGAAAAGCAAGGCAAGAGTGGCAATATAATGATTGAGAAAATTGCATCCCATCACCTTCAACCTGAAGATACCATTAGGATCACAGGCAAAACCAACATCAACCAAAATTCTGTATTCGATAAAACCCAGATACATGGAGAATTATTAATTCTCCCAGAAAAACCAGAGAagcaatatgaaatgaaaatttaaccttATCACAAATGGCCAAAAATTCCAGCTGATATTATCACTAAGAGTGTCTAAAATTTACTTCAACCTTGCAGCTAATTTCAGTTAATGGGGATATATTACAACAAGCACGTGTATTTTCCACAGTATGTAAAACTTCCAGGAAGCAGAATCGCAAATATGTAGCTGAAGTAATACATATGCAATCCTTATACTATCAGGCAAAATTACTAGTTAAAAAGTCAATATTCCTCTTACCTTGGGTGTATTCTGAGGTACCATCAAGAGGATCAACCCATATTACCATCTGAAATgagaaataacaataattttaaaaactactaACCATGCATGAATAACCAATTGAACTGACTTCGCAGACAAATTAAAGCCAATTTTCCTTTTTACACGCTTATGATTTAAGGGCTAGATTTGAATAACTGAAAAACAGTTTCATCACGAAACAAAAAATGTGGTCATGATATTGAAGTTTCATCAGatagatagaataaaaattatcaaataaaatcaaaGCCAATTTTCTTTTGTACATGCTAATGGTTTAAGGGCTAGATTTGAATAACTGAAAAACAGGTTcatcatgaaacaaaaaatgtgGTCATGATAATGAGGTTTTATCAGATAGATAGaataaaaattgatcaaataCAATCAAATATATGTATTTGGGATCAGGAATTTTACGTCATGACATTTTCACTACTTCCTCAATAGGAAAAAATTCATATGAGAGAGCCTTGAACCTGCATCTCCATCTATTATGTCTAACCACATGTAAACACAATCAGCGAGAGTATACCTTACATGAACTAGTTCTACAGAGAAtcaatatgaagtaaaatttcagCACTATTTTTCTCATAAAACTGAACCTCACTATCACCCTATCCCACTATAGGAGTAATAAGTAGTCAGAATCTTTACTATTATTCTTGCAATGACTTCTTGTGAAaggtttcaaaataataattcatacatCTTTATGTCTTGCAATTGTTTTGTGGAATGGTAGTGGATGGGAGAGTTGTCAGTAACAgcactaaagcctgaatcacacgatcattacacatcactatcgcgatcactgcgcaaaatgatcgtcgccggcaattgtttttcgcgatcgcgatgaggattctcatcgctatttttcatcactcgtgcggtcgctttttccgtccctaaaatcccatatcagccaatcggaacgcatgaccacatggtgtgattgcagcgcagcgtttgacaattgtgggaacgacatagataaacaaacacgctatatatatttccgtgatgtgggtcctatgacagcGAGCtatgatattggaaatgatgcgaaaagcgacggcgggagtgaccgtgtgattaagaaaaatgatcactagagcgattgcttttcccgacgggaaaagtgatctcgacaGAGATCACTTttgtgacgaaaaaaaatgatcgtgtgattcaggcttaagattttCATTCAACACTCCATAATGGAAGAGTAAGAGACAGGAACCTACAAACATATTAAGAATAACTTTCCCACTGCTTGGCAAAAGAATTGCTAATAACCAATgaaccaggggcacagctaagaattaaggctaaggggggggggggtttaggtgcaactaatacttaggggtgtggggggtgttgcatacctgccagggtaagtgggagttgcagcggccctcctccagaaaatttttaagactaatggttcaaaatggtgagttttacggctttctgagggatatttgattaatcctaacactattatataagtaatactactccattaagtaaaatggattaaacttaaaggTTCTTTCAGCtgtgggggggttttatcccccaaaacacccccctcgctgtgccactgaatGGGACAAAGTATTTAATCAACAAACACGATTTCTTGCCACCAAAAATTATGATGGGTTAATCATCTGTAATACCGATTATGGCTTTGTGATATGAATGCATAACCATACACTAGAAAAGCAGCAGTATCATGGGTCATATGCagttatacagactgtcccacacaTCGTGAGTcttttttgacctctaattttagtacaTAACTTCGCTTTgggcaatattcatgaaaatcggCATATTTATGGGGAAAGGTGCTAAGTTTTGTtgactgcaagcaaaattttacaattttgactttttgaccacacattgtgggtccaaaccaaaattttaaatttgccttatggggtattatttcaatgctaaaataatcgagACAGACagaaaaaaagtctgaatttcatcgaCCAAGATGTCACTTCTTAAGTTTTCGGACATGAGAAATATGCACTCAAAGAGGGGATCTGTGCACCAAACATAAGCCATTAAAATCTTGTGcatgaaattgtaaattttgagCTGAGGTATGGAACAGAGGTGATAAGGACAACCATCTTACCTCTTCCTCTTTAATAGATTTGAGGTTGTCTGGGCATGAAAGTCCCAAAACACTTGGCTCACTGTCTGTGACCTTCCAGTCAGATGGTACATCTCCAGAAACACTCTCTCCTTCTTCACCAATAATTCTGATTCCTGGAAACTGTGAGCTAAGAGATGCGATAATGGAGCGTTGAGCAGATCTATCAGCCTCCGTTTGCAAATCATTTTTCCCCTAGAAAATATCATTAAAGAGACaacattattttttactacctcaTCATTGTTGCTTAAAAAGGTAGTAAAGAAAGGGTAAAACAATGGAGAACATGCAATTCCACAGTTCTATGATTCCAGATCACGACACTGAAAATTAGTTGCAtaaacatatataaatataatgataatataaattattacaaatcaaaaaataatacaaacataTATAAAAACTGAAGACCTAGTGCAAGGGGGGCCAAAACATTGCATACTAATAACTTTATCTATTTatgttttcaaatgaggaaaaatataagtCAATTAAGTCAATACTTTAATCCATGACTGTGTCTGTATGCAATCATTTGTATGTTTTTGATGAAATCAATAGCATTCGTAGCGGGGCATAGATGATATCAGCCAGAGCCATCAAGAAGAAGTTAACCATGGCGGTATTTAAAATGTGGTGCAGAGggagaataatgaaaatcaaatggatcaactAACGAGGAAAAGTGGACGACAACCCTAAAAAGACAGGATGGCTTCATCAGCCACATCATCAGACTAGATTGTCAggtgaagacaatcatcgaaggatAAGAGGCAAGTAAGGAGAGCAAGGTGTAAACTATGAGGAATAATTATCAAAGGATTTTAAAGTAAAGAATTACATAAATATGAAGAGGCAATTTGGCAGGAGGAGGTAGGGTAGAGGAGAGCTGCTTCCCACCAATCTAATGTTTGTTGACTGATGATGTTGGCATCagaatcaattaaaataaaaatctgagaAAGAGTGGTTCATGAAGTACACATGAATAACAGTAGTTTGATAGGTGGCTACAGCAATAAGATGCAAATCATAAAAAGGCAttgatttttgagttttttttgtgaCTGTGACCTACTTTgttcgtattttaaaattttgaatgttatttttttgtgattgtgagcactttatttttaatttttgttcttgaaCTTTGGGGCTGTTCACCTAATAATTATGTTTATCGTAGGAAAACATTTAACACAATAAATAAGTACTCAATCTGAAATATGGTGAAGACTCTTGTAAGGTTAAAGTTTGTGGGGACGATCAACCAAAGCCAGTGGCCATGAGATCATACAGCGCTCTTAATTTTATTGGTTGTCTATGATTAATTGATGAAACAATTTgataaaatacgtatattttaaCAAATTGTTTCATCAACTAATCATAGACAACCAATAAAATGTAGAGCACATGATTCTTTGATGATCAATTtctaatttgatgaaaaataatttttgagtttgTTTCCATTGAATTCCTTGGTAGGGTTAAATAAGGAATGTATGAAAATCTCTATAAATTATTCATACGAAGCAAAGAAAAAGAAGCTTATCTAAAATGGGTTAGCATTAATTAATCACAGATTCCATGCAAAGAGTGTACATTAATTATAAACTTTTAATAGTACACAATCACTATGCCAAACATAAGTTAATAGTTGAATAGTGATGGAAAACTGAAAAGAGAAACGATCAAGATGaataaaacaatataatataGGCTACCTCAGCATTACAGCAAGGGGGTATAAATTGGGTAACAATATTTTCCGAATGAGTATGTTCCACCAAATTTCCGATAGAAAGCCAATGGAAGTTATTTATAGGTACTCACCTTTTCTACTATTCCCAAATCTCCTTTACTCATAATATCGCGGATAAtttcgccagcacggtttgcaacATTAACTGATGTTGCGACTACTCGAAGAATTAACGGAGCTGAGGATGCCATTTCCTATGTTTTTGCAACTGAAAGCGACAAAGGAAATAACCATTAGGAGCTTACGGGTGATAGATGATCACCATGTTTAAAGTAAAGCTAAATAACGAATATCGGTAGGTAAATAGCAATTTAATAT
Encoded here:
- the LOC124167520 gene encoding 3'(2'),5'-bisphosphate nucleotidase 1 isoform X1, producing the protein MASSAPLILRVVATSVNVANRAGEIIRDIMSKGDLGIVEKGKNDLQTEADRSAQRSIIASLSSQFPGIRIIGEEGESVSGDVPSDWKVTDSEPSVLGLSCPDNLKSIKEEEMVIWVDPLDGTSEYTQAWKSKNTSLLDHVTVLIGVAVGNKAVGGVIHQPYYNYLKEGAPLGRTIWGIDGCGFGGFTVGSAPKDQRVICTTRSHLDATVQSALDAMTPDEILRVGGAGHKVLLLLEGKANAYVFASGGCKKWDTCAPEAILHAVGGRLTDMVKGEPYQYHAEVEHRNSGGVLGTAPGEDHSWYFSRIPESVRQLLSKPSSR
- the LOC124167520 gene encoding 3'(2'),5'-bisphosphate nucleotidase 1 isoform X2 — its product is MASSAPLILRVVATSVNVANRAGEIIRDIMSKGDLGIVEKGKNDLQTEADRSAQRSIIASLSSQFPGIRIIGEEGESVSGDVPSDWKVTDSEPSVLGLSCPDNLKSIKEEEMVIWVDPLDGTSEYTQGLLDHVTVLIGVAVGNKAVGGVIHQPYYNYLKEGAPLGRTIWGIDGCGFGGFTVGSAPKDQRVICTTRSHLDATVQSALDAMTPDEILRVGGAGHKVLLLLEGKANAYVFASGGCKKWDTCAPEAILHAVGGRLTDMVKGEPYQYHAEVEHRNSGGVLGTAPGEDHSWYFSRIPESVRQLLSKPSSR